A window of the Nibribacter ruber genome harbors these coding sequences:
- a CDS encoding thermonuclease family protein produces MKTQPRFLSSFAYFFWVLLLLGCQQTSEKQAEVATATEEGYDRVIAIKDGDTIELLKDGKPLRVRLYGIDAPEKNQDFGTRSRQFISELCFGKDVRLEVKNLDRYGRTVGIVYLPDGRNVNYEMVKNGFAWHYVAYSKDPQLGILEAEARANKRGLWDWPNPVAPWEFRNGRKAKNAKTKTQKKIHSNDAERSASAGAPVYLCDSPGATTYHLDKDCRALSTCKSKIIKATYTLAEERNRKACRICAI; encoded by the coding sequence ATGAAAACCCAGCCTCGTTTTTTGTCTTCTTTCGCCTACTTTTTTTGGGTACTGCTGTTGCTGGGTTGCCAGCAGACGTCAGAAAAACAGGCCGAAGTAGCCACGGCTACAGAAGAAGGGTATGACCGGGTCATTGCCATCAAAGACGGTGACACCATTGAACTGCTCAAAGACGGCAAACCACTTCGGGTAAGGCTGTATGGCATAGACGCGCCAGAAAAGAACCAGGACTTCGGGACCCGGTCGCGGCAGTTCATCTCAGAGCTGTGCTTCGGGAAGGACGTGCGCCTGGAAGTGAAGAACCTGGACCGCTACGGCCGTACCGTGGGCATCGTTTATCTGCCAGACGGCCGCAACGTGAATTATGAGATGGTGAAAAACGGATTTGCCTGGCACTATGTCGCTTACTCCAAAGACCCGCAGTTGGGCATTCTGGAAGCCGAGGCCCGCGCCAACAAAAGAGGCCTCTGGGACTGGCCCAACCCCGTGGCCCCCTGGGAATTCAGGAACGGCAGAAAGGCGAAGAACGCCAAAACAAAAACACAAAAGAAGATACACTCCAATGACGCAGAACGGTCGGCCAGCGCTGGCGCGCCCGTTTACCTTTGTGACAGCCCCGGGGCCACCACCTATCACCTGGACAAAGACTGCCGCGCCCTTTCTACCTGCAAAAGCAAAATCATCAAAGCCACCTACACCCTCGCCGAAGAACGCAACCGCAAAGCCTGCCGCATTTGTGCCATTTAA
- a CDS encoding EamA family transporter has product MSKQNTSGGPAAPAGWLKIAAFAAIYIIWGSTYLAIVFAIDTLPPFLMAGLRFLLAGALLFTFARLRGDTAPAPIHWRSTFIIGGLLLLVGNGAVVWAEQHVASGIAALLVTTEPLWIVALQWAGKEKNKPKKAVLLGMLLGIVGMLVLVSPWKSTGDIALGPCVLIFFSAGAWALGSLYSNKAPLPSSQVLTTGMQMLCGGALLLLAGTVAGEWQTTQWSAVSQQSWLAFGYLVVFGSLIAFTAYSWLTRVAPPAQVSTYAYVNPVIAVFLGWALANEEITAQTLVATALLVTAVVIITLKSKH; this is encoded by the coding sequence ATGTCTAAGCAAAACACCTCTGGTGGGCCGGCAGCGCCTGCCGGCTGGCTAAAGATCGCGGCTTTTGCCGCGATTTACATTATATGGGGTTCTACCTACCTGGCCATTGTCTTCGCCATTGATACCCTGCCACCCTTCTTAATGGCGGGCTTGCGCTTTCTGCTGGCCGGGGCCTTGCTGTTTACCTTTGCCAGGCTGCGGGGAGACACGGCGCCGGCGCCTATTCACTGGCGAAGCACTTTCATCATTGGCGGCCTGCTGTTGTTGGTGGGCAACGGAGCCGTGGTTTGGGCTGAGCAGCACGTAGCCTCTGGCATTGCCGCCCTGCTGGTCACCACAGAACCGTTATGGATAGTAGCCCTGCAATGGGCGGGTAAGGAGAAAAACAAACCCAAAAAGGCGGTTCTCCTGGGAATGCTCCTTGGCATTGTGGGCATGTTGGTGCTGGTAAGCCCCTGGAAATCCACCGGAGACATAGCCCTAGGCCCTTGTGTGCTCATCTTTTTTTCAGCGGGAGCCTGGGCCCTAGGTTCTCTATATTCCAACAAAGCTCCTTTGCCCAGCTCACAAGTCCTTACCACGGGCATGCAGATGCTGTGCGGCGGTGCCTTGTTATTGTTGGCAGGAACGGTGGCGGGCGAGTGGCAAACTACCCAGTGGTCTGCGGTAAGCCAACAGTCCTGGTTGGCGTTTGGGTACCTGGTGGTATTTGGGTCCTTGATTGCCTTTACCGCCTATAGCTGGCTCACCCGTGTGGCCCCACCAGCCCAGGTATCTACTTATGCCTACGTGAACCCCGTGATTGCCGTCTTTTTAGGCTGGGCCCTGGCCAACGAAGAAATTACGGCGCAAACCCTGGTAGCCACAGCCCTGTTGGTAACCGCAGTGGTGATCATCACCCTCAAATCAAAGCATTAA
- a CDS encoding universal stress protein, translating to MKKILCPVDFSKPSTKAAEYALQIAQRTNASLTLLHVLHLPMLDTTESAMVASQMLDEQRRYSADKLHAMALHLQTLPNAGAMAIDYRVQEAFLADAIERLTKEEDFDFVVMGTTGGGNTLEEILIGSNTESVMSQVKCPVLAIPANARFPEIHRIVYASDFQPEDARAMRQVVALASLFQAEVEVVHVTEEADEATAEKGRAHMARLQEETAGYPVQFREIIHKEEDTGLKEYLSTTQSNMLAILKKRRSFFKNIFSMSLAEKMTYQTTLPLLVLHAEE from the coding sequence ATGAAAAAAATCCTTTGTCCGGTAGACTTCTCCAAGCCTTCTACCAAAGCCGCCGAGTACGCGTTGCAGATAGCCCAGCGCACCAACGCTTCGCTCACCTTGCTGCATGTGTTGCACCTTCCCATGTTAGACACCACAGAGTCTGCCATGGTCGCCAGCCAGATGCTGGATGAGCAGCGCCGCTACAGTGCAGATAAGCTCCATGCCATGGCACTGCATTTGCAAACCCTGCCTAACGCCGGGGCCATGGCCATTGACTACCGCGTGCAGGAAGCGTTTCTGGCAGACGCCATTGAGCGCCTTACCAAGGAAGAAGATTTTGATTTTGTGGTGATGGGCACCACCGGCGGCGGCAATACCCTGGAGGAAATCCTGATTGGCAGCAACACTGAAAGCGTCATGAGCCAGGTAAAATGTCCGGTGCTGGCTATTCCGGCCAACGCCAGGTTCCCCGAGATTCACCGTATTGTGTACGCCTCAGATTTCCAGCCCGAAGATGCCAGGGCCATGCGGCAGGTAGTAGCCCTTGCCTCGCTATTTCAGGCCGAAGTTGAAGTAGTACATGTAACCGAGGAAGCCGATGAAGCGACCGCAGAGAAGGGAAGGGCTCATATGGCGCGCCTGCAAGAAGAGACAGCAGGGTACCCGGTGCAGTTCAGAGAAATCATTCACAAAGAAGAAGACACCGGCCTGAAAGAGTACCTTAGCACCACGCAAAGCAACATGCTGGCCATCTTAAAGAAGCGCCGAAGCTTTTTCAAAAACATCTTCAGCATGAGCCTGGCTGAGAAAATGACGTACCAAACCACGCTTCCGCTGCTGGTCTTACACGCCGAAGAGTAA
- a CDS encoding DUF6687 family protein: protein MEFRYLPFPELKHTPAVVVDSFHPNGLVLSHWRGAATPVLLREDTSAGMVLQALKQAWPALQNYHYVTANHFDIDALVGVWALLHPDLTLEQEETLRQIAVIGDFRELDLSIAEADTALKVVCWVNAQEKALFYPPFGADALEENEVIASIPKFHYFLEAFTEVLVHPERFKAIWLPEYAQVVQHYQQVREPATSVHPYPELGLVVIDTPVPVHYYALFSLTTGFDLVLSCYAGQRYELECKYTTWVDLATRPTLPRPDLRKLAARLNTLETSGFTWHAPSPTDTGPLLRLENQQLRKAEQYANPTERRMYASSIPLEAFQNSVLAFLRESFAGVSAKQYWTWDEMKAHYKKISF from the coding sequence ATGGAGTTCCGTTACCTTCCCTTTCCAGAATTAAAGCATACGCCCGCCGTGGTAGTAGACAGTTTTCACCCCAACGGACTGGTGTTGTCCCATTGGCGGGGAGCCGCCACGCCGGTCCTTCTGCGCGAAGACACCAGTGCCGGCATGGTGCTACAGGCGCTCAAACAAGCATGGCCAGCCCTGCAAAATTACCACTATGTCACGGCTAATCATTTCGATATTGATGCACTGGTGGGTGTTTGGGCCCTGCTGCACCCTGATTTGACGCTGGAACAGGAAGAAACCTTGCGGCAGATTGCCGTAATCGGGGATTTCAGGGAACTGGACTTGAGCATTGCAGAGGCAGACACCGCCCTGAAGGTGGTCTGCTGGGTGAACGCCCAGGAAAAAGCCCTTTTCTACCCGCCGTTCGGGGCAGATGCGTTAGAGGAAAACGAGGTCATCGCATCTATTCCCAAGTTCCATTATTTTCTTGAGGCGTTTACCGAAGTGTTGGTGCATCCAGAGCGGTTCAAGGCGATCTGGCTGCCAGAATACGCCCAGGTAGTGCAGCACTACCAGCAGGTAAGAGAACCAGCAACCAGCGTGCATCCCTATCCAGAACTGGGCTTGGTGGTCATAGATACGCCGGTTCCGGTGCATTACTACGCCTTGTTCAGCTTAACGACGGGGTTTGACCTGGTGCTCAGCTGCTACGCTGGCCAGCGCTACGAACTGGAATGCAAGTACACCACTTGGGTGGATCTGGCTACCCGGCCCACCTTGCCCCGACCTGATTTGAGAAAATTGGCAGCCCGCTTAAATACTCTGGAAACTTCTGGTTTTACCTGGCACGCTCCCAGCCCCACGGATACGGGCCCTCTTCTTCGCTTGGAGAATCAGCAGCTCCGGAAGGCAGAACAGTACGCCAACCCCACAGAAAGAAGGATGTATGCTTCTTCCATTCCATTGGAAGCGTTCCAGAACAGCGTCCTTGCCTTTTTAAGGGAGAGCTTTGCAGGGGTTTCGGCTAAGCAATACTGGACCTGGGACGAAATGAAAGCGCACTATAAAAAAATATCGTTTTAA
- a CDS encoding HNH endonuclease, with product MAKRKKQIQESADPVCGLCEREVGFTTLHHLVPREEGGAHGPTVPLCQPCHSTVHLTYTNKELAVLYNSVRALRASEGLQKYLSWVKNKRLDKITNRRGRGRRRR from the coding sequence GTGGCGAAACGTAAAAAACAAATCCAGGAGAGTGCAGACCCCGTCTGCGGCTTGTGTGAACGGGAGGTGGGCTTCACTACGCTACATCATTTGGTGCCCCGGGAGGAAGGCGGCGCTCACGGGCCCACCGTACCGCTGTGCCAGCCCTGCCACAGTACCGTGCACCTTACCTACACCAACAAAGAACTGGCCGTCCTTTACAACAGTGTGCGTGCCTTGCGGGCGTCTGAAGGGCTGCAAAAATACCTGTCTTGGGTGAAGAACAAGCGGCTAGACAAAATCACCAACCGGCGGGGCAGAGGACGCAGGAGGCGCTAG
- a CDS encoding MFS transporter, giving the protein MLLNSSPSSAPALRESWLLFILAAIQFTHIMDFVIMMPLGPQLMRVFQISPREFGFLVSAYTFSAALSGFLSAFFIDRFDRKYALLGLYLGFTLGTLACALAPNFSFLLIARVLAGAFGGVLGALVLAIIGDSVPEERRGAATGKVMAAFSIASIGGIPIGLYLASHASWHAPFYLLTGLCVLVLILAWRMLPPMREHLLHHLPQHPGQVMLTIFTRANCLWAFTLMVTLSLAGFTVVPFLSPYMVANVGFEEAELSYIYLFGGLATVVTSQWAGRLADKFGKKKVFMAAALFSVVPILIVTNLPQVPHWQAFVVTTLFFIVFGARFVPAMSMITSSIEPRLRGSFMSVNSSVQQLASGLAAFLSGLLITNAPGQDDLIGFGTVGLIAAFFTLVSMWVVTKLKAVS; this is encoded by the coding sequence ATGTTACTGAATTCTTCTCCTTCTTCTGCTCCCGCGCTGCGTGAAAGCTGGCTGCTGTTCATTCTGGCGGCCATCCAGTTTACGCACATCATGGACTTTGTGATTATGATGCCGCTGGGGCCGCAACTCATGCGGGTCTTCCAGATAAGTCCGCGGGAGTTTGGTTTTCTGGTGTCTGCCTATACGTTCAGTGCCGCTCTTTCTGGGTTCCTGAGCGCCTTTTTCATTGACCGCTTTGACCGCAAGTACGCGCTTTTGGGACTCTACCTGGGGTTCACCCTGGGAACGCTGGCCTGCGCACTGGCGCCCAACTTTAGCTTTCTCCTGATTGCGCGGGTGCTGGCCGGCGCGTTTGGAGGGGTGCTGGGGGCGTTGGTACTGGCCATCATTGGTGACTCAGTGCCAGAGGAACGCCGCGGGGCTGCAACTGGTAAGGTCATGGCGGCTTTTTCCATCGCCTCCATTGGCGGAATTCCTATTGGTTTGTACCTGGCCAGCCACGCCAGCTGGCACGCGCCCTTTTACCTGCTCACCGGCTTATGCGTGCTGGTGCTCATATTGGCCTGGCGCATGCTGCCTCCTATGCGAGAACATTTGCTTCACCACCTTCCGCAGCATCCGGGCCAGGTCATGCTCACCATCTTTACCAGGGCCAACTGCCTGTGGGCTTTTACGCTTATGGTCACGCTTTCTTTGGCCGGCTTTACGGTGGTGCCCTTCCTGAGCCCGTACATGGTGGCCAACGTGGGTTTTGAAGAAGCCGAACTCAGCTACATCTACCTCTTTGGCGGGCTGGCTACGGTGGTCACCTCCCAATGGGCAGGCCGCCTCGCCGATAAATTCGGGAAGAAAAAGGTATTCATGGCCGCGGCGCTTTTCTCAGTGGTTCCCATTCTAATCGTGACTAATTTGCCGCAGGTGCCGCATTGGCAGGCGTTTGTGGTGACCACGCTGTTTTTCATCGTGTTCGGGGCCAGGTTTGTGCCGGCCATGTCCATGATCACCTCCAGCATTGAACCCAGGCTGCGCGGAAGCTTCATGAGTGTCAATTCTTCTGTTCAGCAGCTGGCCTCTGGGCTGGCAGCGTTTCTCTCAGGGCTCCTTATCACCAACGCTCCCGGCCAGGATGACCTGATAGGATTTGGCACGGTGGGTCTCATTGCCGCTTTCTTCACGCTGGTGTCAATGTGGGTAGTGACCAAGCTAAAGGCGGTGAGCTAG
- the trxA gene encoding thioredoxin, which produces MAKKSFTDLINSPGMPVLVDFYADWCGPCKTMAPILQQVAQQYQGKLKVIKIDVDKNQAIAQQYRVQGIPTLILFHQGKSLWRQSGVVPAPQLSQIVQQHLP; this is translated from the coding sequence ATGGCTAAGAAATCCTTCACTGATCTTATCAACAGCCCCGGCATGCCCGTGCTGGTAGACTTCTACGCCGACTGGTGCGGCCCCTGCAAAACCATGGCCCCCATTCTGCAACAAGTAGCCCAGCAATACCAGGGTAAACTCAAGGTGATTAAGATAGACGTGGATAAGAACCAGGCCATCGCGCAGCAGTACCGTGTACAAGGCATTCCCACCCTTATATTATTTCACCAAGGCAAATCCCTCTGGCGCCAATCCGGTGTAGTCCCTGCCCCGCAACTCAGCCAGATTGTGCAGCAGCATTTACCATAG
- a CDS encoding sensor histidine kinase, with translation MAFSPFNLRVIARVASLGLTLLLALYIGFRFEWYISMCCLLAIAVAMVAELVHYVKRTHQDMLRFLLAIKHSDFTLRFAVEGAPPQYRELHRLFNEITESFAQVKAEKEVHHQYLQGVVEHLRIGLITFDKTGQIQLMNKAAHRLLDLPFLQNLNAATRLYPNLTEVAFGEPTQEGKLIKLKQLTEEVLLTVQVSILRLQQEEIRIMSFQNIRSEMEAQELEAWKKLISVLTHEIMNSVTPIISLTSSISDLVASELTPVTEAGHLEEDTMEDLQLGLRTIEKRTRGMQHFVENYRRLTRVPPPRRAPLNIQALCSHVCKLVEAQMKDQHIAFLMQLPEEVLWLNADAEQLEQVLLNLLKNAMESCSQVSERRILLRAHKDPKAEHLVRIEVVDNGAGIAPDAQDHVFIPFYTTKPQGSGIGLSLSRQMVRQHGGNLHFTSLPHPQTTFFLTLPLLVEKGRE, from the coding sequence ATGGCCTTTAGTCCCTTTAACCTGCGGGTGATTGCGCGCGTGGCCAGCCTGGGGCTTACCCTGTTGCTGGCCTTGTACATTGGGTTCAGGTTTGAGTGGTACATCTCCATGTGTTGCCTGCTGGCCATTGCGGTGGCCATGGTGGCCGAGCTGGTGCATTACGTAAAGCGCACCCACCAGGACATGCTTCGGTTTCTGCTGGCCATTAAGCACTCAGACTTCACGCTGCGGTTTGCCGTGGAAGGAGCCCCGCCCCAGTACCGCGAATTGCACCGCCTTTTCAATGAAATCACGGAGTCCTTTGCCCAGGTGAAGGCCGAAAAGGAAGTGCACCACCAGTACCTGCAGGGCGTGGTGGAGCATTTGCGCATTGGCCTTATCACCTTTGACAAGACGGGGCAGATTCAGCTCATGAACAAGGCCGCCCACCGGCTCCTGGATTTGCCTTTTCTGCAGAACCTGAACGCCGCCACCCGCCTGTATCCCAACCTTACTGAAGTCGCCTTCGGGGAGCCTACGCAGGAAGGCAAGCTCATCAAGCTCAAGCAACTCACTGAGGAAGTCTTACTCACCGTGCAAGTGTCCATTCTACGCCTTCAGCAGGAAGAAATCAGGATCATGTCTTTCCAAAACATACGCTCTGAGATGGAGGCCCAGGAGCTGGAAGCCTGGAAAAAGCTAATCAGCGTGCTGACGCATGAGATCATGAACTCTGTCACGCCCATCATCTCGCTTACCTCTTCCATTAGTGATTTAGTGGCATCTGAGTTAACCCCGGTCACTGAGGCGGGTCACTTGGAAGAAGACACCATGGAAGATCTGCAGTTGGGGCTGCGTACCATAGAAAAGCGCACACGCGGCATGCAGCACTTCGTGGAGAATTACCGCCGCCTTACCCGCGTGCCGCCGCCGCGCCGGGCACCGCTCAACATCCAGGCCCTGTGCAGCCATGTCTGCAAGCTGGTGGAAGCCCAGATGAAAGACCAGCACATTGCCTTCCTGATGCAGCTCCCGGAGGAAGTTCTATGGCTGAACGCCGATGCTGAGCAACTGGAACAGGTCCTTCTGAACCTGCTCAAAAACGCCATGGAATCCTGCAGCCAGGTTTCTGAACGCCGCATTCTCCTGCGTGCCCACAAAGATCCCAAAGCCGAACATCTGGTCCGGATTGAGGTAGTGGACAACGGCGCTGGCATTGCCCCAGATGCGCAAGACCATGTGTTCATTCCTTTCTATACCACCAAGCCGCAAGGCTCGGGCATCGGGTTGAGTTTGTCCAGGCAGATGGTGCGGCAGCATGGCGGTAATCTGCATTTTACGTCTCTGCCGCATCCGCAGACTACTTTCTTTTTAACGCTTCCGTTGTTGGTGGAGAAAGGGAGGGAGTAA
- a CDS encoding sigma-54-dependent transcriptional regulator, which translates to MSKTNCRILIVDDQEDILTAGRIFLKQHFSLVRTEIRPERLTDLLLKEPYDVILLDMNYTAGATSSREGLDLLQKILQIDPQAVVVMMTAYGDIDLAVQALKLGASDFVVKPWHNEKLLATITAASKLSQSTSEVLHLRNKQQHLNEALNQVGVELVGTSPAMQKVYQTLEKVASTDANVLILGENGTGKEVAARLLHRLSKRAKEVFIPVDLGAVTETLFESELFGHMKGAFTDAKEDRIGRFEVASGGTLFLDEIGNVSLPLQAKLLTALQSRVVTPVGSNRGKLVDIRLICATNMPLYDMVKQGRFRQDLLYRINTVEVQLPPLRERKEDIQPLAERFLATFAKKYQKPPVQLSKAVLQKLQSYSWPGNIRELEHTMERAMIMCESGHLHPSDIYLAEDTVDMEELTLAKDQTLGNVEKTLVQQALLKNNGNITHASKELGITRTALYRRIEKYGL; encoded by the coding sequence ATGAGCAAAACCAACTGCCGTATATTAATTGTAGATGACCAGGAAGACATTCTCACCGCCGGGCGCATCTTTTTAAAGCAGCATTTCTCCCTGGTGCGCACAGAAATACGGCCCGAGCGCCTGACAGACCTGCTGCTCAAAGAACCCTATGACGTCATCTTGCTGGACATGAACTACACGGCCGGCGCCACCTCCAGCCGCGAAGGACTGGACCTTCTCCAGAAGATCCTGCAAATAGACCCGCAGGCCGTGGTTGTCATGATGACCGCCTACGGTGACATTGACCTGGCCGTGCAGGCGCTTAAGCTGGGGGCCTCAGATTTTGTAGTCAAGCCTTGGCACAATGAAAAGCTGCTGGCCACCATCACGGCCGCTAGCAAACTCAGCCAGTCTACCTCAGAAGTGTTGCACCTTAGAAACAAGCAGCAGCACCTCAATGAAGCCCTCAACCAAGTGGGCGTGGAGCTGGTGGGCACCTCACCGGCCATGCAGAAGGTGTACCAGACCCTGGAGAAAGTAGCATCCACAGACGCCAACGTCTTAATCTTGGGCGAAAACGGCACCGGCAAGGAAGTAGCGGCCCGCCTTCTGCACCGTCTTTCCAAAAGAGCCAAAGAAGTGTTCATTCCCGTAGACTTGGGGGCCGTGACCGAGACGCTTTTTGAGAGTGAACTGTTCGGGCACATGAAAGGCGCGTTCACAGACGCCAAAGAAGACCGCATCGGGCGCTTTGAGGTAGCCTCAGGTGGTACGCTTTTCCTGGATGAGATCGGGAACGTGTCGCTGCCGCTGCAGGCTAAGTTGTTGACTGCTTTGCAAAGCCGGGTGGTGACCCCCGTGGGTTCCAACAGAGGAAAGCTGGTGGACATCCGATTGATCTGCGCCACCAACATGCCCTTGTATGACATGGTGAAGCAAGGCAGGTTCAGGCAGGATTTGCTGTACCGTATCAACACGGTTGAGGTTCAGTTGCCGCCCCTGCGCGAGCGCAAAGAAGACATACAACCGCTGGCCGAGCGTTTTTTGGCTACTTTCGCCAAAAAGTACCAAAAACCACCGGTGCAACTGTCAAAGGCGGTGCTGCAGAAACTACAATCCTATAGCTGGCCGGGTAACATACGGGAGTTGGAGCATACCATGGAACGGGCCATGATCATGTGTGAGTCTGGTCATCTGCATCCTTCAGACATTTACCTGGCTGAGGACACCGTAGACATGGAGGAACTCACCCTGGCCAAAGACCAGACCCTGGGCAACGTAGAGAAAACACTGGTGCAGCAGGCCCTGCTCAAAAACAACGGCAACATCACCCATGCTTCCAAAGAACTAGGCATTACCCGTACGGCCTTGTACCGAAGAATTGAGAAGTATGGCCTTTAG
- a CDS encoding ABC transporter permease: protein MLKNYFKIAWRNLLRNPAYSAINIVGLATGISACLLIFLFVQHELTYDHEIPGSENIYRINSNINFQGKNDHFGLSPRPLAQAIKEVIPEVKQSTRLSTIDKQTLWVDQKPFLEDHLVFADSTFFEVIPYTFLAGDPATALDAPKTIVLTEELATKLFGGAQQAMGQFISFTRNTHQVTGVVKGYKHSHLPISAFLSQTTREEALRLGKDSTAAVFEESHWLAIGYYTYFTLYTPESMPVFEQKLAQLVKSTIEPWIREQKLSATMRFEVQPIREIHLGGQFEHELSPPGNKAYVYIFSLVAVFLLLIACINYMNLATARSAKRAREVGLRKVVGADRYQIIKQFLGESILLTLLSLILALAMTEISIPLFNQLTDKEFTLSSFLSRNFILTLLGILLFVGLAAGSYPAFFLSSFRPVEVLKSDKSPRSGSSWLRRTLVVLQFTISLVLIIGTAVVYSQLQFLKNKNLGFDKEHVLAINLPAGDTTVARHLNVVMDQLRQHPNITSVARTGNIPGEDLGRLLVLVEDEKGQQPVDKTMNVMFVEEGYLELLGIQLKEGRYFDQDLASDEKGAVILNEAAAQWLGYAQPLGKKIQLIDYDARVIGVTKDFHYASLHSSIEPLILVPIKNSNGYLLTKMKAADMAQTVAFVEQKWKAFAPRYPMESFFLDDYFAQQYRAEEKMLAIFGYFAALTILIACLGLFGLASFTAEQRTKEIGIRKVLGSTVWEIVLLLSKDFALLVMVAIGLALPLAWLGMRYWLQDFAYRVPMSAWLFVSAALVALCIALMTVGVQAARAAWLNPIKALRSE from the coding sequence ATGCTGAAGAATTACTTTAAGATAGCCTGGCGCAACCTGCTCCGGAACCCGGCCTACTCTGCCATTAACATTGTGGGGTTGGCTACGGGCATTTCGGCGTGTCTGCTCATTTTTCTGTTTGTGCAGCATGAACTCACCTATGACCATGAGATACCGGGCTCTGAGAACATTTACCGCATCAACAGCAACATCAACTTTCAGGGCAAGAATGACCACTTTGGCCTTTCTCCCCGCCCCTTGGCGCAGGCCATCAAGGAGGTCATCCCAGAGGTGAAGCAAAGCACCCGCCTTTCTACCATAGACAAGCAGACCCTCTGGGTTGACCAGAAACCCTTTTTGGAGGACCATCTGGTTTTCGCGGACAGCACGTTCTTTGAGGTGATTCCTTACACGTTTCTGGCCGGTGACCCCGCTACCGCCCTGGATGCTCCTAAAACCATTGTCCTCACTGAGGAACTGGCCACCAAACTCTTTGGCGGCGCACAGCAAGCCATGGGGCAGTTTATTTCCTTCACCCGAAACACGCACCAGGTGACGGGCGTGGTCAAGGGATACAAGCACTCCCACTTGCCCATCAGCGCGTTCCTGTCCCAGACCACCCGCGAAGAGGCCCTTAGGCTGGGCAAAGACTCTACGGCCGCCGTTTTTGAGGAAAGCCACTGGCTGGCCATCGGGTACTACACATATTTCACGCTGTACACGCCTGAGAGCATGCCGGTTTTTGAGCAGAAGCTGGCCCAGCTGGTCAAGAGCACCATTGAACCCTGGATCAGGGAGCAGAAACTGAGTGCCACCATGCGGTTTGAGGTGCAGCCCATCCGGGAGATTCATTTGGGCGGCCAGTTTGAACATGAGCTCTCCCCGCCCGGTAACAAGGCGTACGTGTACATTTTCAGTCTGGTGGCCGTCTTTCTGCTCTTGATTGCCTGCATCAATTACATGAACCTGGCCACGGCCCGGTCTGCCAAGCGCGCCCGCGAGGTGGGCCTGCGCAAAGTAGTGGGCGCCGACCGCTACCAGATCATCAAGCAGTTTCTAGGCGAATCCATCCTGCTCACCTTGCTATCGCTGATTCTGGCCCTGGCCATGACCGAGATTTCCATCCCCCTTTTCAACCAGCTCACCGACAAGGAATTCACGCTGTCTTCTTTTCTCAGCCGTAACTTTATTCTCACGTTGTTGGGCATTCTGCTGTTTGTGGGTTTGGCGGCGGGCAGCTATCCGGCGTTCTTCTTGTCCAGTTTCAGGCCGGTGGAGGTGCTCAAGTCTGACAAGAGCCCCAGAAGCGGCAGTTCCTGGCTGCGGCGCACGCTGGTGGTGTTGCAGTTTACCATTTCTTTGGTGCTCATCATTGGCACGGCCGTGGTGTACAGCCAGCTGCAGTTTCTGAAAAACAAGAACCTGGGCTTTGACAAGGAGCATGTACTGGCCATTAACCTGCCCGCCGGAGACACCACCGTGGCCCGGCATCTCAACGTGGTCATGGACCAACTCAGGCAGCACCCCAACATCACCTCCGTGGCCCGCACCGGCAACATTCCCGGCGAGGACCTGGGCCGCCTACTGGTGTTGGTAGAGGATGAGAAGGGCCAGCAACCGGTAGACAAGACCATGAACGTGATGTTTGTGGAGGAAGGCTACCTGGAACTGCTGGGCATTCAACTGAAGGAAGGGCGCTATTTTGACCAGGACCTTGCCTCAGATGAGAAAGGCGCGGTCATTTTGAACGAAGCCGCCGCCCAATGGCTGGGCTATGCGCAACCGCTGGGCAAGAAGATTCAATTGATTGACTATGACGCCCGGGTGATTGGCGTGACCAAGGACTTTCACTACGCCTCGTTGCACAGCTCCATTGAACCGCTCATTCTGGTGCCCATCAAAAACTCCAACGGGTACCTGCTCACCAAGATGAAGGCCGCAGACATGGCCCAGACCGTGGCGTTTGTAGAGCAGAAATGGAAGGCGTTTGCGCCCCGCTACCCCATGGAGTCTTTTTTCCTGGATGATTACTTTGCCCAGCAGTACCGCGCCGAAGAAAAGATGTTGGCCATCTTCGGGTATTTTGCGGCGCTCACCATTCTCATTGCCTGCCTGGGCTTGTTTGGTTTGGCGTCTTTCACGGCAGAGCAGCGCACCAAGGAGATAGGCATTAGAAAAGTGTTGGGCTCTACCGTTTGGGAGATTGTGCTGCTGCTGTCCAAGGATTTTGCCCTGCTGGTGATGGTGGCCATTGGTCTGGCACTGCCCCTGGCCTGGCTGGGCATGCGGTACTGGTTGCAGGACTTCGCCTATAGAGTTCCCATGAGTGCCTGGCTGTTTGTGTCTGCCGCGTTGGTGGCCCTGTGCATTGCCCTTATGACGGTGGGCGTACAGGCGGCCAGAGCGGCCTGGCTCAATCCCATCAAAGCCCTGCGGAGCGAGTAA